The genomic region CGGATCCGATCTGGAATCCGGGATATACAGAAACTATTGATGTATTAGGATTCATAGGGTCAAGAGTAGTAACTGACGGCATGACAATGAATATTGACGGAAATAAACAGGTAGGAGTCCAGCTGGAAGAATACGGATATTTTTACCATAAAAACGGAACTATAAATGTAAATGGAACAAACAATACAGGAATTGCAGTAAAGCTAAGAGGTACAGGAGAAGTAAGCGATACTGGAACGCTGGCAGTTTCGGCCGGGAATCTGGGTGTATATAATGAAAGTACATTTAATATGACAGGCGGAAGCATAACAGCAAGCGGAACAGAAGCTGTAGGAGTATACAGTGAGATAAATAACACTGATACCAACCTGAGCGGCGGAACTATAAAAGCTGAAAACGGCGGAATAGGACTCTATGCAGGTGCTAATTCAACAATAAATCTTAGTGAAGGAGTAAACTTAGTAGCCGGGAATAAAGGATTATTATTCTATAACTATGACGGCGGTATTGCTTCTGGAAAATACAGTGTAACAGGAAATGTAAAAGCTACAGTGGAAGAAGGCGGAATAGCTTTCTATCTGAAATACGGAACAAACCTTGAAAACTACCTGAATACTTCATTTACAGGGATATCAGGAGGAAGACTGGGATTAACAATGAAATCAGGGTCTATACTGTATATGCTTGAAGGAACAGGAAGTACACTGTCACTTACAACTCTTGACGGAATGGTTACACCTGTAATGGATCTGGCAAATAACGTAAGTATAAATACAGACAGTGCAGCTGACTATATACCGATATCTATGAATAAAGGTGCATTAATACTGGACAGAGACATTAATATGGACGGAAATGATCTTTATGAAAAAGCTCAGTTTGCCTTATTGTCAGTGACACTGAACAGCGGAAAAACAATGACTGGAAATCTGGAAAAACAAATAGGAATTGCACAGAGAAACTACGCAGGAAGTTCTGGAAGAAATGAAATAACACTAAAAAATGACGGATCAATAATTTTTAGCGGGGAAAAAGCCGTAGGAATGGCCGCTGATTATGGTCATATAGTAAATAATAATATAATAAAAACTACAGGAAATGATTCAGTAGGAATATATTCAGCTAACGGGTCGGTAACTGAAAATAACGGTGAGATAACAATTGCCGGTAATAACACAGCAGGAATATACGGGGCTAACTATCTTGACGGTATAACGACTTCAGTAGGTTTAGGTTATGGAGATGACAAAATCAATATAACAAATGCCGGTAAAGTAACAGCTGCAGGGCCGGGAAGAGTTTACGGCATATATGCTTCAAACAGAACAGGAACACAGGGAGATAATACAGTAACGCTTAACAGCGGATCAGATATAAATCTTCAAAATTCATCAGGCGGAATAGGAGTGTATATAAATAACGGAATTCTTAACGGAACGGGTGTACTCAGCGTAGGTTCCGACAGTATTGGAATATATGCTAAAGACAGTACGGTAAATCTTTCAGGATTAACTTTAAATATGACTGGAAATAACATACTAGGTTTCTATCTTGACGGAAATACAAACTTTAACGGTTCGGGGAATATAAATATTTCAGGAAATAATATAGCTGTGTTTAACATATTATCAAACGGAACATTTAACCAGAACTTTAATATATCATCAACAGCAGGTTCTACATATACAATAGGAAATGTAAAGAACGGAACATTCCATTATAATGGTACTGCTGATCTGGCAAGTAACGGAAGCCTTATAAACGGAAAAGATTCGGCTGTGCTTCTTGATACAGGTTCAACACTGGTGTCAACAGGTGATAATGTAATAGGTGCTGTGCTTGAGGGGCAGTATAATTCCACACTTCCAGGAGGATTTACATCAGGAATAGATGCTGAAAACAGAGGTACAATGGTACTTGGAAATAACTCGGCCGGTCTGTACGGAAGCAACGGAACAAGACTGAAAAATATTGGTTCAATATCACTGGGTGACAGCTCTATGGGACTTCATACAAATGGAATTGGTTCAAGTGCGTCAAATAACGGGAATATAGCATTAGGAAATCTGTCTGTAGGGATTTACGGGCAAAACAGCACAAATCTTGAAAACCTGTCAAATGGTGTAATTACAGGAAGTGGAAGAGAGACTGTAGGAATTTATGCTGACGGTTCAGCTCCTCTGACAATAGCAAATGACGGAAGAATAGAATTGAGCGGGGATAAATCAATGGGGATTTATTCAAAAGCTGACGGAGGAACATCTGTTACTAATAACGGATCAGTGATAATAGGAAACTCATCTGATAATAATAATCCGGGAGTAGGTATTTACAGCGGAAACTTAGCCGATACAGTAATAAATAACGGAACAGTATCAGCTGGAAATTCATCTGTAGGTATATATATAAACGGAGGAACTTTAAATCAGAATAATATTGTTAATATAGGTGATAACGGAACAGGAATATACGCAGCAGGAGGAACGGTAAACTTAAATGCCGGCTCATCATTAAATGTAGCGAATAATCAGTCAATAGGTGTTTATGCATTAAACGGAACAAATGTATCAAACAGCGGAATAATGACACTTGGAAATAACAGTTTCGGCTATGTGCTTAGATCAGGTTCAGTACTCACAAATAATGCTGATGTAACATCGGGTGACGGAAGTATTGTTGTCTTTGGAGACGGTGCAGGAAATATAGTAAATAACAATTCTGTTACACTGGGCGGATCAAACGGAGTAGCATTTTACACAGTAAACGGAGGAAATATACAGAATGGCGGAGATCTAACAGGGACAGCCGGAACAGCAAATGTAGGTATTTATAATGAAAACGGAATAATTAACAATACAGGTAAAATACGTGTAGGAGATTCTGTAATCAGGGATTTTGAAGATTCAGCAAAGAACAGTTATGCCATAGCAATATACGGGGACAAAACAGGAATAACAAATACAGGAGATATAGAACTCGGATATTACGGAGTGGGAATTTACAGTAAGGATAATAAAGAATCAGGACTTCCGACTGTAAACTCAGGTAAAATAACTTCAAGTTCAGAAGGTGCCATTGGTATATTCGTAGAAAACGGAGTGCTTCAAAATACAGGAGATATAGAACTTTCAGGAGATAATTCAATAGGAATTTATGCAAATAAAAAAGCAGAGATCAATAACAGCGGAACTATAATAATGGGCGGTAATGATTCAACAGCAATTTATATGAATATATTATCAACATTAAATAATACAGGTACTATCTACATAAACGGAAATGACAGCGAAGGAATAATCATGAAAGGCGGATCACAAATCCTGAATCAGGGAACAATAAATATTGGAGCCGGAGTAAGCGGTTCGGTTATGGTCTCATACGGGGAAACAAGTTATCCGGTACCGAGTATTATAAATGCAGGAGTAATAAATGTATCAGAGAATTTTGAGTTAAAAGGAATAGATATTTCTATAAAAGTAAATCCTGATACAATAACTGAAGCAACAGTAACTGAAGATCTCGGAGCATCATTTGTATCAGATGCAGTACAGTTCAATGCACCATCATTTAATACAACAGAGCCTATTGGAATACTGGGAGGATTCGCAGAAGGAACACATGCGGAAGTTTATAAATTCAAAGATGTATTTAATCCTATGACAACAGGAGGAGGACCGGATTCAGGACTTGTAAAAGTAAGAAGTAAGTCACTAACATGGTCTGCAACCCCTGTATTAAATGAAAGAGGAAATGTAGATATATGGATGCAGAAAATACCGTATGATAACTTTACAAGCGGATTATGGTATCAGGATTTCGGACTTGCACTTGATACAAAATATGTAGGTTCAACAGGAAATATGGGTCGTATATTTGATAAAATAGATCTTATAGAAACAGAAATGGATTTTAGAAAGACTATGTCAAGTCTCGCAGGAGATATATATTCAAATATGAATCAAAGAGAACAGACAATAGCGGATATATTTGAAGATTCACTGGGAATACTGCAAAATTCAAAAAATAATACTAAAGAAAATGTAAAGGTAAATGTAATTGCCGGAACAGGTAAATTAAAAGAAGATACAGAAGGGGTTCTCGGATATGATTATACTTCTACAGGAGTACAACTTTTGAGAGAAGTAGAGAGAACATATAAACATACATTCGGATACTCACTGGGATATCTTCATACAGGATTTGAATTCACAGACAGTAATGACAGTGAGGAAAAAGTAGATACAATTCAGTTAGGATTACATAATAAATATAATACAGATAACTGGATATT from Sebaldella sp. S0638 harbors:
- a CDS encoding autotransporter domain-containing protein, whose translation is MDILRKGNMIFMMKNKDKLLLFLALNAIAPFANAESKYDKLYDKMIKNINEEKSNEDSYNLLTRILNQRNKELKDLYMQSDYVVKPEYLEWQVFFSGLYSNVKRGDNTLENAEYYSMPKTSMGINTIEKGLYNSIMSSGVSNETLEMILNGNTDAYNNLTEEQKAIVSGIFGGSGVKGNFKPFQNLQDNKVIDLGINMKINGPTKNISDINISGMNVPSINLNQQSFDAPDVLNVPEIEILSFNPTIPHITTLNFNSIPVLTLNGTGGGNGGTTGFFPYGDDSGSNSIISQMDITSGTINVRTNISSQVGWSTTNPGFYDYTLDNVIGAPSAGLEYNQRGTYDPILGTWTYEDAVLPSGIYTDSINNNPQGYTNQVQGLFKVIDNPITRYGTAGGNVNDLKVTLEGDVVDADYLVQILHYDEHYSGMQDPVTGEWKNYTLDELEERNWITAAEKAELGSKFLDTTLGHTTDNRWFQYVENNSSWNLKGSNVVAVNIQAHSGYQDANSIFMNRGEIIGLNEASTVNNLVGKQVAFMFTEGASQRKQEGFDNTGLIEMRAPESVLFLMTNNAYSYNYSESQDSNGNHYIDENPGKHILMNNGDMKLYGNNNIGVYTHNAPQLGKYESGYYYSNGTWNTSKSINSGLQRTEIRLYNPITVLGDQSIGVDIERELNFANSKIKVDVGTEDPRQAAASSTGVGGLENSGNSAGGNSAYTDSSAGIYVNMTSNVINYNKYIVDQINPANNVNIGGTMVDNVQFTLSDYLLNIGNYSRGGVGLRVEEYGDVILGNSSDSTTNHEINLLAGSEGNAGIYIRGSNSSTITYEPDPIWNPGYTETIDVLGFIGSRVVTDGMTMNIDGNKQVGVQLEEYGYFYHKNGTINVNGTNNTGIAVKLRGTGEVSDTGTLAVSAGNLGVYNESTFNMTGGSITASGTEAVGVYSEINNTDTNLSGGTIKAENGGIGLYAGANSTINLSEGVNLVAGNKGLLFYNYDGGIASGKYSVTGNVKATVEEGGIAFYLKYGTNLENYLNTSFTGISGGRLGLTMKSGSILYMLEGTGSTLSLTTLDGMVTPVMDLANNVSINTDSAADYIPISMNKGALILDRDINMDGNDLYEKAQFALLSVTLNSGKTMTGNLEKQIGIAQRNYAGSSGRNEITLKNDGSIIFSGEKAVGMAADYGHIVNNNIIKTTGNDSVGIYSANGSVTENNGEITIAGNNTAGIYGANYLDGITTSVGLGYGDDKINITNAGKVTAAGPGRVYGIYASNRTGTQGDNTVTLNSGSDINLQNSSGGIGVYINNGILNGTGVLSVGSDSIGIYAKDSTVNLSGLTLNMTGNNILGFYLDGNTNFNGSGNINISGNNIAVFNILSNGTFNQNFNISSTAGSTYTIGNVKNGTFHYNGTADLASNGSLINGKDSAVLLDTGSTLVSTGDNVIGAVLEGQYNSTLPGGFTSGIDAENRGTMVLGNNSAGLYGSNGTRLKNIGSISLGDSSMGLHTNGIGSSASNNGNIALGNLSVGIYGQNSTNLENLSNGVITGSGRETVGIYADGSAPLTIANDGRIELSGDKSMGIYSKADGGTSVTNNGSVIIGNSSDNNNPGVGIYSGNLADTVINNGTVSAGNSSVGIYINGGTLNQNNIVNIGDNGTGIYAAGGTVNLNAGSSLNVANNQSIGVYALNGTNVSNSGIMTLGNNSFGYVLRSGSVLTNNADVTSGDGSIVVFGDGAGNIVNNNSVTLGGSNGVAFYTVNGGNIQNGGDLTGTAGTANVGIYNENGIINNTGKIRVGDSVIRDFEDSAKNSYAIAIYGDKTGITNTGDIELGYYGVGIYSKDNKESGLPTVNSGKITSSSEGAIGIFVENGVLQNTGDIELSGDNSIGIYANKKAEINNSGTIIMGGNDSTAIYMNILSTLNNTGTIYINGNDSEGIIMKGGSQILNQGTINIGAGVSGSVMVSYGETSYPVPSIINAGVINVSENFELKGIDISIKVNPDTITEATVTEDLGASFVSDAVQFNAPSFNTTEPIGILGGFAEGTHAEVYKFKDVFNPMTTGGGPDSGLVKVRSKSLTWSATPVLNERGNVDIWMQKIPYDNFTSGLWYQDFGLALDTKYVGSTGNMGRIFDKIDLIETEMDFRKTMSSLAGDIYSNMNQREQTIADIFEDSLGILQNSKNNTKENVKVNVIAGTGKLKEDTEGVLGYDYTSTGVQLLREVERTYKHTFGYSLGYLHTGFEFTDSNDSEEKVDTIQLGLHNKYNTDNWILKNDLTGRVSFHNMERNIDWTHSGKSEMTARYESYSLTSDNILGKELELGKRASIMPYGGVKVMYGVRPTFSEKGLEALEVDGNDAWSVKPKAGVELKGEYPLGSKESWKLKGSLDLSYEYELADFNEREYARLTAAEDSYHKLAKPEDEKGAFRTKATLGVEVEDRYGVFLTGEYKTGDVGKDDYRAGINLKAVF